One Narcine bancroftii isolate sNarBan1 unplaced genomic scaffold, sNarBan1.hap1 Scaffold_131, whole genome shotgun sequence DNA window includes the following coding sequences:
- the LOC138750385 gene encoding probable G-protein coupled receptor 139 codes for MATDRVSLTASPAVLRQLRERKKILPKVENSSCARVQESDPRILESHWRSYGPPSCEASTRALLRASWPTASLCGMATAKKLIGCQPTGPLLDKSAGFQLQRIRTFSQTDRSITQKMLYLKIYDIAIVYYPVLATVGMSVNLIAIVILSRGKCGLSKCITRYLIGMAMADFMVVVIVIIVEQLNNIYLYAHFLRITPICAVTTIFKVASMDCSVWLTVAFTFDRYIAIGCQKLRESYCTERIATKVIAIVALTSCVRCIPFYFEVEPHKIIDHIPWLCIKTNSYFTSPFWKAHEIFDSIVTPLLPIYLIFLFNILTARHIIAANKVRRGLRSHSENQKDPECENRRKSMILVFTLSTNFILLWSPYVIHSLKWQTVNVTYTDKYLNTPSYILQQCSLMLQLLSTCTNTCIYGLTQRKFRHELKNGVKIVVTLNGLLCK; via the exons ATGGCGACTGATAGAGTTTCACTCACTGCCTCGCCAGCCGTGCTACGCCAGCTAAGAGAACGCAAAAAAATTCTGCCAAAGGTCGAAAACTCTTCTTGCGCACGTGTCCAGGAGTCAGACCCACGAATCCTTGAGAGTCATTGGAGAA GCTACGGACCACCATCATGTGAAGCTTCCAccagagctctattgagagcgtcctggccaactgcatcactgtgtggtatggctACTGCAAAGAAACTGATCGGATGTCAACCCACTGGGCC GCTCCTGGATAAGAGCGCCGGatttcaactgcagagaattaGAACGTTTTCACAAACTGATCGCAGCATCACACAGAAAATGCTATATCTGAAGATATACGACATAGCAATCGTTTACTATCCTGTACTTGCAACAGTTGGCATGTCAG TTAATTTAATAGCAATTGTTATCCTATCCCGTGGAAAATGTGGACTCTCAAAGTGTATTACTCGTTACCTGATCGGGATGGCCATGGCCGATTTCATGGTGGTGGTCATTGTGATCATTGTGGAGCAGCTGAATAACATCTACTTGTACGCTCACTTCTTACGCATCACTCCAATATGTGCGGTGACGACCATCTTCAAAGTGGCGAGCATGGACTGCTCAGTTTGGCTTACAGTTGCTTTCACGTTCGACCGCTACATTGCCATAGGCTGTCAAAAATTGCGGGAAAGTTATTGTACGGAGAGAATTGCGACAAAGGTTATTGCAATAGTTGCACTAACGAGCTGTGTGAGGTGTATCCCCTTTTATTTTGAGGTAGAGCCACATAAAATCATTGATCATATTCCATGGCTTTGCATCAAAACAAATTCGTACTTTACTTCGCCGTTCTGGAAAGCACATGAGATTTTTGACAGTATAGTAACACCACTGttgcccatttatttaatttttctctTTAACATTTTAACGGCCAGGCACATAATTGCTGCAAATAAAGTTCGTAGGGGACTACGCAGCCATAGTGAGAATCAAAAGGATCCTGAGTGTGAGAACCGAAGGAAGTCAATGATTTTAGTGTTCACACTGTCAACCAATTTCATCTTGCTGTGGTCGCCCTATGTCATACACTCTCTGAAATGGCAAACGGTGAATGTTACCTACACTGACAAATATTTGAATACACCGTCATATATTTTGCAACAATGCAGTCTGATGTTACAGTTGCTAAGCACCTGCACAAATACCTGCATCTATGGACTGACACAAAGGAAGTTCAGACACGAGCTGAAAAACGGGGTGAAGATTGTGGTTACATTAAACGGACTTTTGTGCAAGTGA